The genome window aacgaataaaagattagttagttaaaaataggaataagagaagcactaaaaagacaagcacagaggttaataaaagaaataactagaaatataatgaacaaagaatagattagttagttatagattggaattagaaaagtaccaaaagacgagcatagaagttaatgaaagaaataactagaaaaatagggggaaaaaaatcattagttagttatagattggaataagaacagcaccaaaaggacgagcatagatgttaataaaaagaaataactagaaaaataaggaacgaagaatagattagttatttatagattggaataagaaaagaaccaaaaagacaagcataagggttaatgaaaagaaataacaaaaaaatataaagaacgaagaatagattagttagttatagattggaataagaaaagcaccaaaaagacgagcatacaagttattaaaataaataactagaaaataaaaggaacccaggatagattacttagttatagattggaataatgaaggtactaaaaagacgagcagagaagttaatgaaaagaaatagctagaaaatataaggaaagaagaatagattaattagttataaattggaataagaaaagaacccaaggagacaagcatagaagttaatgaaaagaaatacctagaaaaaataaggaaagaatagattagttagttattgattgtaATAAGAAAACCACTAAAAAGACgggcacagaggttaataaattaaataactagaaaaataaagaatgaggaatagattagttagttttagactggaataaagaaaagtataaaaaaaacgagcatagaagttaatgaaacgaAGTAAtttgaaaaatatggaaagaagaatagattagttagttataaattggaataaaaaagcaccAATAAAaaacagcatacaagttaatgaaaataaatacctggaaaaataaggatctaataatagattagttatagtTATAGATTNNNNNNNNNNNNNCATCACCTCCACACCTCCGTACACCCTTTCAGGTATTTTTCACCAACTCCTAACACGTCTATCTTACTTTTGCAAGTGATTCTATCACttgtctcctcttccatttttcattcaaTCCATTCATAGATAGGTACATGATATAGGTACTAAGCTCCTTTCTTTGGTTGTCCACCTTTAATCAATTATATGCATAATATGAACATCCATCGATTTCTTATGTAATCCTAATTCAATTTCATAAAAAACTTTTGGGGTAGAAGAGAAACAATATTCTGATGTCAGTGTCTACCTTGGGAGTCAGAAAAAAGACAGTGTTATCCACCATATTGATAGTTGCTTTATTGATCTAAAGAGAATAAGGTTTCAAAAATCATCCCACCCAGCACAGTCACGTAGAGTAGCctcattttgttttttcgttcTCCTGTATGCATTTGCCTCTCCTTTCACTCTCAGGTTTTTCTTAGAAACCTGCTTGCTCTGCCTTCTCTCCAAATCTCTGTGAGTGCGGTGCTTTACATCCTTGGGGTTTATGGAGCTTGCTGTTGTGGAAAAGCTCCTCACACTGCAGATGTCACTGAGGGAGTCATCAATGAAGTCCTCAAGCAGTGGgggctcctcccccttttcctctgctCGCTGCCTTGCCTCTCTTGCCTTGGCCAACTGCTTTATTAGGGCCATTCGTGCCTCTTGCTGAAGATGTTTGCCCTTTTTCCTATTAttactttccttctccacttcatctttttcatctggATCACCCTtaacttctttatctttttccccaATATCTTTTGTACTACAATCTGATGAGGAATCTTCTGGTACTGGGTCTAGAGACTTCCCTTCTACCGTGTCTTGTAGTTCACTCAGTGTTGTCTCCTCCTTCAAGTCTTTACACAACTCCTCAGTTTGCTGCTTCATTTCCTTAACATCGTCATGTGATGGTTCATCTTCTGAGGAgtcttcatcattttcatcaccatctacctcaccatcctcatcttcttcctcttctataggTTTCCCAACCTCTAGTTCTTCATCAAACTCTTGGACCTCCCTTGAGTACCCACTAGCAGCAATTTCTTTATCAAGGCTGTACTCCTTCCTGTCAAAACAAAAATTATCATTGATATAAAGATGCCtctaattttatatatttcagattaatacagatgaaagaagtgCACAGCAATAGTTTCTAAATTAACAGAAAGTTAAGAGATTTGTCCTGTGAAGTACTTTGACTTACTTTACATCACGCTCAAATTCTGGACACAGCTCACTCTCGTAACCAAACCTTCGCCTGAAGAATTCCCGCACACATCGAACGTCACGGTCAAAATACCTGTAGAATTAAGGAGCATATAATCatgatataataataatctttCAAATAATTAAAAATTTTTGTACTATCTAAAAACCAAAGTACATAAAACTGGGTTCTTACATAGCCAACTTGGCATCCCATTCAGTCATGTTTGATCTCATCCTAGGAAATTTTGAAAACGGAATCAATCCTGGCCAACATCTTGTCTCATACTGTCCTCAGCCTAAACGTGTCCCCACCGCACCAGACCCCTGACTGAAGCCAGGGTCAGGTGTGGGTCTCCTTCTATCAGGCAGCGGTTCACCGCTCGATATGTTGTACAAATAGTCCCACTTGACATGGCCATGCGATGGCAGAACCCCAGCAGGATGCCGCCAAGCAGAATCCTGCTGGGGACTGCTGGCGATGTGATGTTGCTACAATTGGCATCCTGCTGGGAACTGCTGGTaatacagtcacctctcgattaacacgaGTTAATATTTAAGGAGATATGTTTAACTAATGCAATATGTTCGATTTAACACGAATTTCATCAATGACATCACGCTCAATGACGTCACCTCGCAGAGACGCTGTCtatctcctcagtctgaagctagccagcactgtgagtggaacgtttATCTGGAATATGAACACTGCATTTTGACCTCTACTATGGCACTCAagcgtccttccacctcctcacaggaggtggaaggacggggtgaggagggagggagagcgaggcaccgttgccagattatcgtactcagagcattgtatttaccggtttccgacgcctaactattgccaagaaacatcagaatctaacggccgtaccataaggcagtctcctcgactatagaagctcttcggccaatttctcgtaccataatcttcgaggggccctctccgtaagcgaaggaaaggtgttgaggggcgaaattgttggaatctggcaaggggtcgagataggcacatcttcgtgacccccttcgcatattttatgcgtcaattctgcatttctctcattaatttagtaataaatgatccaggaattataataaaatgtatttgatctaatatgaatctgcaagtttttttaaataaatgatttaaaattttgtttaagactttagggttgtatcatgatttttaacccttgacgagttgccgtgtcaacacacctccttggtcaactcaaggagctaggtagtcttttcctatagctccgatggggctcgagcacttttctaacggctccttgcttgacgggatggtagcgaggggcagagaagtgataacgccgggcacatgtggactccctggctgtgtgggtggagagaggtggaaaccaaggggtgctgacgtcactccccTCCCCAAGGCCTCCCGTCTCGTAGGCCTagtggaaacacgggccgcgcagggatgccaaccctatcactcacgctatatgttcccaattatacctatatttgcctttcaatcaaccattttcttcgtgattatacatagaaaaatatgtatgattacactaatatatgtaaaatgcttcaattatcaatatttccgtgtagagatgtttacagaggctaccaacccaactcggaagaagctctagcggaggaagggaccgaaatcaccttatagtatcccgcagaaaggggacaccgtttaagggaagaggaggaggaaggt of Eriocheir sinensis breed Jianghai 21 chromosome 2, ASM2467909v1, whole genome shotgun sequence contains these proteins:
- the LOC127001247 gene encoding uncharacterized protein LOC127001247 isoform X2 produces the protein MGMKNHELVPGPLVAQIANVRAGGVHKVLQELSKHRLCSYERGKHYDGYRLTNMGYDYLALKVLSSRDTIGAVGSQIGVGKESDIYVVTDTLGNPLCMKLHRLGRTSFRKLKEKRDYHQHRHRMSWLYLSRLSATKEFAFMKALHGRGFPVPRPVDACRHCVIMELVNGYPLSNIHDVKDVPELYSDLMDLIVRFANHGVIHGDFNEFNLMLDDNDKPVVIDFPQMVSTSHENAKMYFDRDVRCVREFFRRRFGYESELCPEFERDVKKEYSLDKEIAASGYSREVQEFDEELEVGKPIEEEEDEDGEVDGDENDEDSSEDEPSHDDVKEMKQQTEELCKDLKEETTLSELQDTVEGKSLDPVPEDSSSDCSTKDIGEKDKEVKGDPDEKDEVEKESNNRKKGKHLQQEARMALIKQLAKAREARQRAEEKGEEPPLLEDFIDDSLSDICSVRSFSTTASSINPKDVKHRTHRDLERRQSKQVSKKNLRVKGEANAYRRTKKQNEATLRDCAGWDDF
- the LOC127001247 gene encoding uncharacterized protein LOC127001247 isoform X1, whose amino-acid sequence is MGKLKVTILRYLVREDFRVLTAIEMGMKNHELVPGPLVAQIANVRAGGVHKVLQELSKHRLCSYERGKHYDGYRLTNMGYDYLALKVLSSRDTIGAVGSQIGVGKESDIYVVTDTLGNPLCMKLHRLGRTSFRKLKEKRDYHQHRHRMSWLYLSRLSATKEFAFMKALHGRGFPVPRPVDACRHCVIMELVNGYPLSNIHDVKDVPELYSDLMDLIVRFANHGVIHGDFNEFNLMLDDNDKPVVIDFPQMVSTSHENAKMYFDRDVRCVREFFRRRFGYESELCPEFERDVKKEYSLDKEIAASGYSREVQEFDEELEVGKPIEEEEDEDGEVDGDENDEDSSEDEPSHDDVKEMKQQTEELCKDLKEETTLSELQDTVEGKSLDPVPEDSSSDCSTKDIGEKDKEVKGDPDEKDEVEKESNNRKKGKHLQQEARMALIKQLAKAREARQRAEEKGEEPPLLEDFIDDSLSDICSVRSFSTTASSINPKDVKHRTHRDLERRQSKQVSKKNLRVKGEANAYRRTKKQNEATLRDCAGWDDF